In Myxococcus stipitatus, a single window of DNA contains:
- a CDS encoding LVIVD repeat-containing protein yields the protein MRPTRLALMVLLASVASASGCSDAGDAPWDGHYTPLEERGDWVDSGPKSTCQVLDSPEVACGSLASFDLSRCQRRTLSTLEREGIYRGELRASFGAVDPTPRGPVGAGFKLDTQGFPQRVQGMPATDGVWDARTFLVSGQDASGSFTFVGCNAVSPRSLTGCYSRCRQGRLVEAGTFRVERMARFKGEEDASGGMRLVSETYVSLGMPVDVHVVGHHAYVVSQDKQGAPGGLTVFDVSDPAAPVRVAELVPPGNSDWKGVASRKDVLYVASSQRGVVVVDISEPTAPRVIGHVPEEPTDVSLVSVAEDRLYALAMAPRSGTLMFDLTTPTAPQLLERIASGSRLSDEPNTSRGAVSYEGRLYVNHLHDGLQVVDARNATRVQVLGRYTYPYTNSRASAVGTFAGRVVAFESSLGVGARVRALDVTDPAHIVKIGEYGLRGAVSPRGMELRGNRLYMTYHQEGVRVLDVSNPTRPREVAYFNSFRETDPNRGDSMMEGATGLQVPGDGHVYVVDTSRGLLVLTEPQ from the coding sequence ATGAGGCCCACGCGTCTCGCGCTGATGGTCCTGCTCGCCAGCGTGGCATCCGCGTCCGGATGCTCCGACGCGGGGGACGCTCCCTGGGACGGCCACTACACACCGCTGGAGGAGCGGGGAGACTGGGTGGACTCCGGCCCCAAGTCCACGTGTCAGGTGCTCGACAGCCCCGAGGTGGCCTGTGGCTCGCTGGCGTCGTTCGACCTGTCGCGGTGCCAGCGGCGCACGCTGTCGACGTTGGAGCGCGAGGGCATCTACCGGGGGGAGCTGCGCGCGTCCTTCGGCGCGGTGGACCCGACGCCCAGGGGGCCGGTGGGCGCGGGCTTCAAGCTCGACACGCAAGGCTTCCCCCAGCGCGTCCAGGGGATGCCCGCCACCGACGGGGTGTGGGACGCGAGGACGTTCCTCGTCTCCGGGCAGGACGCGAGCGGCTCGTTCACCTTCGTGGGCTGCAACGCGGTGAGCCCCCGCTCGCTGACGGGGTGCTATTCGCGGTGCCGTCAGGGGCGGCTCGTGGAGGCGGGAACGTTCCGGGTGGAGCGCATGGCGCGCTTCAAGGGCGAGGAGGACGCCTCCGGTGGGATGCGGCTGGTGTCGGAGACGTACGTGAGCCTGGGCATGCCGGTGGACGTGCATGTCGTGGGGCACCATGCGTACGTGGTGTCGCAGGACAAGCAGGGGGCGCCGGGGGGGCTGACGGTGTTCGACGTGAGCGACCCGGCGGCGCCGGTGCGGGTGGCGGAGCTGGTGCCTCCGGGCAACTCGGACTGGAAGGGCGTGGCGTCGCGGAAGGACGTGCTCTACGTCGCCAGCAGTCAGCGGGGCGTGGTGGTGGTGGACATCTCCGAGCCGACCGCGCCCCGGGTCATCGGCCACGTGCCAGAGGAGCCCACCGACGTCAGCCTGGTGAGCGTGGCGGAGGACCGGCTCTATGCGCTGGCGATGGCGCCCAGGTCGGGGACGTTGATGTTCGACTTGACCACGCCCACGGCGCCGCAGCTGTTGGAGCGCATCGCGAGCGGCTCGCGGCTGTCGGACGAGCCCAACACCTCGCGGGGCGCGGTGTCGTACGAGGGGCGGCTGTATGTGAATCATCTGCACGACGGGTTGCAGGTCGTCGACGCGCGCAACGCCACGCGCGTGCAGGTGCTGGGGCGCTACACGTATCCGTACACCAACAGCCGCGCGAGCGCGGTGGGCACGTTCGCGGGGCGCGTCGTCGCGTTCGAGAGCAGCCTGGGGGTGGGGGCGCGGGTGCGGGCGTTGGACGTCACGGACCCAGCGCACATCGTGAAGATTGGCGAGTACGGGTTGCGGGGCGCGGTGTCGCCCCGGGGGATGGAGCTGCGCGGCAACCGGCTGTACATGACGTACCACCAGGAGGGCGTGCGCGTGCTGGACGTGTCCAACCCCACGCGCCCCCGCGAGGTGGCGTACTTCAACAGCTTCCGGGAGACGGACCCGAACCGGGGCGACTCGATGATGGAGGGCGCCACCGGACTCCAGGTGCCCGGGGACGGACACGTCTACGTGGTGGATACGTCCCGCGGGCTGCTGGTGCTCACGGAGCCACAGTAG
- a CDS encoding AAA family ATPase: MPLTRLDIAGYRSVRSLSLELGPVNVIVGANGSGKSNLYRALSLLVAAAEGRLARTFAEEGGTPSALWAGPRKRHESPRLTVGAELGELAYELSCGVVPPTPTEKGVFDLDPEVKEEHLWAWSGGRKVILMERKDRTAFLRDQGGARVRFPTELWSSESVMDQLGEPQRFPRLMEVQRQFRAWRFYHHFRTDMDAPMRQPQIGVRTPVLAHDGRDLAAALQTILLIGDTRGLLDAVEDAFPGARLEIHRTKETRFGVLMHMPGLHRPMAASELSDGTLRYLCLLAALMSPRPPPFLALNEPETSLHPDLLAPLGRLIVKASRHSQLWVTTHAEPLARVVAEGSGCEPVRLVKTEGATGVEGAHPLGLRVEEAVEDTE; this comes from the coding sequence ATGCCTCTCACCCGTCTGGACATCGCTGGCTATCGCTCCGTGCGGAGTCTGTCGCTGGAGCTGGGCCCCGTGAATGTGATTGTCGGCGCCAATGGCAGCGGCAAGTCGAACCTGTATCGCGCGTTGTCGCTCCTCGTGGCGGCGGCGGAGGGGCGACTGGCGCGGACGTTCGCGGAGGAGGGCGGGACGCCGAGCGCGCTGTGGGCGGGGCCTCGCAAGCGTCACGAGTCGCCGAGGCTGACGGTGGGCGCGGAGCTGGGCGAGCTGGCCTACGAGTTGAGCTGCGGGGTCGTTCCTCCGACGCCCACGGAAAAGGGCGTCTTCGACCTGGACCCGGAGGTGAAGGAGGAGCACCTGTGGGCCTGGTCCGGAGGCCGCAAGGTCATCCTGATGGAGCGCAAGGACCGCACGGCGTTCCTGCGTGACCAGGGGGGCGCTCGCGTGAGGTTCCCCACGGAGCTGTGGAGCTCCGAGTCGGTGATGGACCAGCTCGGCGAGCCACAGCGGTTCCCGCGCTTGATGGAGGTCCAGCGCCAGTTCCGCGCGTGGCGCTTCTACCACCACTTCCGCACGGACATGGACGCGCCCATGCGCCAACCGCAGATTGGCGTGCGCACGCCGGTGCTGGCTCATGACGGGCGGGACCTGGCGGCGGCGCTGCAGACCATCCTGCTGATTGGCGACACGCGAGGACTCCTCGACGCCGTCGAGGACGCGTTCCCCGGCGCGAGGTTGGAGATCCACCGCACGAAGGAGACGCGCTTCGGGGTCTTGATGCACATGCCGGGACTGCATCGGCCCATGGCCGCGTCCGAGCTGTCGGATGGGACGTTGCGCTACCTGTGCCTGCTCGCCGCGTTGATGAGCCCGCGTCCGCCGCCCTTCCTGGCGCTGAACGAGCCGGAGACGAGCCTCCATCCGGACCTGTTGGCGCCGCTCGGCCGGCTCATCGTGAAGGCGTCGAGGCACAGCCAGCTCTGGGTGACGACCCACGCGGAGCCGCTGGCCCGGGTGGTGGCCGAGGGCTCGGGCTGCGAGCCCGTGCGGCTGGTGAAGACGGAGGGCGCCACCGGGGTGGAGGGCGCCCACCCACTGGGGCTCCGTGTCGAGGAGGCCGTCGAGGACACGGAATGA
- the truB gene encoding tRNA pseudouridine(55) synthase TruB, producing MTPGIYRVHKPVGPTSFSVVRSFLEETRATPGKRVPVCHGGTLDPFAEGLLLMLVGQATRLFELLHAVPKTYEADVVWGTEMDTGDLHGRPMFQGDVAGLTPERLDAALEPFLGWTEQVPPATSAKKVGGEPAYRKAHRGEVVELPPSRVYLHSARWLSHDLPRASRLRLVCRGGYYVRALARDLGRALGCGAHLSALRRTAIGPWEDPGQRGGRVGLHGRELLPWYASRPLTDQEVGALRREQSIPRAPSQPPDWRLPPGFPDPEPWVRGFHQGRLTFLLRERDGVLWSGQELRGGL from the coding sequence ATGACGCCCGGCATCTATCGCGTCCACAAGCCCGTGGGGCCGACGAGCTTCTCCGTGGTGCGGTCCTTCCTCGAGGAGACTCGCGCCACGCCGGGCAAGCGCGTGCCCGTGTGTCACGGCGGCACGCTGGACCCGTTCGCGGAGGGGCTCCTGCTGATGCTGGTGGGGCAGGCCACGCGCTTGTTCGAGCTGCTGCACGCGGTGCCGAAGACCTACGAGGCCGACGTCGTCTGGGGCACGGAGATGGACACGGGGGACCTGCACGGCCGCCCCATGTTCCAGGGCGACGTCGCGGGCCTCACCCCGGAGCGGCTCGACGCCGCGCTCGAGCCCTTCCTGGGGTGGACGGAGCAGGTGCCTCCCGCCACGAGCGCGAAGAAGGTGGGCGGGGAGCCCGCGTACCGCAAGGCGCACCGGGGCGAGGTCGTGGAGCTGCCGCCCTCGCGCGTGTACCTGCACTCGGCGCGGTGGCTGTCGCATGACCTGCCGCGCGCGAGCCGCCTGCGCCTCGTCTGTCGCGGGGGCTATTACGTCCGCGCGCTCGCCAGGGACCTGGGCCGGGCGCTGGGCTGTGGCGCGCATCTGTCCGCGCTGCGACGCACGGCGATTGGGCCGTGGGAGGACCCGGGGCAGCGGGGCGGGCGCGTGGGCCTGCACGGGCGGGAGCTGCTCCCGTGGTACGCGTCGCGTCCACTGACGGACCAGGAGGTAGGCGCGCTGCGCCGCGAGCAGTCCATTCCGCGTGCGCCGAGCCAGCCTCCCGACTGGCGTCTGCCGCCGGGGTTCCCGGACCCGGAGCCGTGGGTCCGAGGCTTCCATCAGGGTCGGCTCACCTTCCTGCTGCGCGAGCGGGATGGCGTGCTCTGGAGCGGCCAGGAGCTGCGTGGCGGTCTGTGA
- a CDS encoding AraC family transcriptional regulator: MSPEPRAPSRRDFEEGRLPVWAGPLGRHGPRPCKATAVHTYAVVLLVTRGESRVHHAGEVVRRPGDVHLIPPGDVHGRETSDGEGLGLAFYPEALPAKEGESPLGPLLRVRQGCHPVLRPTVTQRRRLRRWILLVADELARNEPGRDEACLALLRLVLLELERMTATSLPPDGASVSLGRKALTYIEAHCLEPLSLAKVARALGRSAPHVASIVRQETGRTVGEWILECRMAEARRRLRASDERVDIIAERVGYADVTHFIRLFRRVHGVTPAAWRRQGGTPPR; the protein is encoded by the coding sequence ATGTCTCCCGAGCCCCGCGCCCCCTCCCGTCGCGACTTCGAGGAGGGGCGCCTGCCGGTGTGGGCGGGGCCCCTGGGGCGTCATGGCCCGCGGCCCTGCAAGGCCACCGCGGTCCACACCTACGCCGTCGTGCTGCTCGTCACGCGCGGCGAGTCGAGGGTGCACCACGCGGGCGAGGTGGTGCGCCGCCCGGGCGACGTCCACCTCATCCCTCCGGGGGACGTCCATGGCCGGGAGACCTCGGACGGCGAGGGCCTGGGGCTCGCGTTCTATCCGGAGGCGTTGCCCGCGAAGGAGGGCGAGTCCCCGCTCGGTCCGCTCCTGCGCGTGCGTCAGGGCTGTCACCCGGTGCTGCGGCCCACGGTGACCCAGCGTCGGCGCCTGCGCCGGTGGATTCTCCTGGTCGCCGACGAGCTGGCTCGCAACGAGCCGGGCCGCGACGAGGCGTGTCTGGCATTGCTGCGGCTGGTCCTCCTCGAGCTGGAGCGGATGACCGCGACCTCGCTCCCGCCCGACGGCGCGAGCGTGAGCCTGGGCCGCAAGGCCCTCACCTATATCGAAGCGCACTGCCTGGAGCCGCTGTCGCTCGCCAAGGTGGCCCGCGCGCTGGGCCGCTCCGCGCCCCACGTCGCGAGCATCGTCCGTCAGGAGACGGGCCGCACCGTGGGCGAATGGATTCTGGAGTGCCGCATGGCCGAGGCCCGCCGCCGCCTGCGGGCCTCCGACGAGCGCGTGGACATCATCGCCGAGCGCGTGGGTTACGCGGACGTGACCCACTTCATCCGCCTGTTCCGCCGCGTACATGGCGTCACACCCGCCGCGTGGCGCAGACAGGGTGGGACGCCGCCACGCTGA
- a CDS encoding NAD(P)/FAD-dependent oxidoreductase, which produces MTNGREGDMERSRLRKDVVIVGSGPAGLSAALNLGRGRKKVLVCDAGTRRNAAAEHMHGFVSRDGIPPGEFRAIGREQLARYDVELRDVRVARVERHEGVFHVELEDGTLVEARRMLLATGLVDQPLDLPGFRELWGKALFQCPYCHGWEIQDRAWGVVASGEHSLEFAQFVKGWSADVTLFTNGVLEVSAEQRERLRRAEVRLVEPRIRRLVVSASDAGALEAVELEDGTRVARDVLFVHPPQKQVPLVESLVRTMGLALDDMGFVRVDAFQQTSVPGLYAAGDLTTRLQGALVAAAAGAMSAYRMNHELNMEAVGGSHG; this is translated from the coding sequence ATGACGAACGGGAGAGAGGGCGACATGGAGCGGAGTCGGTTGCGCAAGGACGTGGTCATCGTCGGCTCGGGGCCGGCGGGGCTGAGCGCGGCGCTGAACCTGGGGCGTGGGCGCAAGAAGGTGCTGGTCTGCGACGCGGGGACGCGGCGGAACGCGGCGGCGGAGCACATGCACGGCTTCGTCTCGCGGGATGGCATCCCCCCGGGGGAGTTCCGGGCCATCGGCCGCGAGCAGCTCGCGCGCTACGACGTGGAGCTGCGCGACGTGCGCGTGGCCCGCGTGGAGCGCCACGAGGGCGTGTTCCACGTCGAGCTCGAGGACGGGACGCTCGTGGAGGCCCGGCGCATGCTGCTCGCCACGGGCCTGGTGGACCAGCCCCTGGACCTCCCCGGCTTCCGCGAGCTGTGGGGCAAGGCCCTCTTCCAGTGCCCCTACTGCCATGGCTGGGAAATCCAGGACCGCGCCTGGGGCGTCGTGGCGTCCGGTGAGCACTCGCTCGAGTTCGCGCAGTTCGTGAAGGGGTGGTCGGCGGACGTGACGCTGTTCACGAACGGGGTGCTGGAGGTGTCGGCGGAGCAGCGCGAACGCCTCCGCCGGGCGGAGGTCCGCCTCGTCGAGCCGCGCATCCGTCGCCTCGTGGTCTCCGCGTCGGACGCGGGCGCGCTGGAGGCGGTGGAGCTGGAGGACGGGACGCGCGTGGCCCGGGACGTCCTCTTCGTGCACCCGCCGCAGAAGCAGGTGCCGCTGGTGGAGTCGTTGGTGCGGACGATGGGGCTCGCGCTGGACGACATGGGCTTCGTGCGCGTGGACGCCTTCCAGCAGACCTCCGTCCCCGGGCTGTACGCGGCGGGGGACCTCACTACGCGCTTGCAGGGCGCGCTCGTGGCGGCGGCGGCGGGCGCCATGTCCGCCTACCGGATGAATCACGAGCTGAACATGGAGGCGGTGGGCGGGAGCCATGGATGA
- a CDS encoding LVIVD repeat-containing protein, with amino-acid sequence MLSLAGCDDDSSAKPTPTSPTPVDPTPTDPEPEPEPVPWDGTYTELEDPGDLVDEGPYDEACRFLAAENPDPAVCEDPSQFDISGCDAAGLAATETTGIYSSLLRIEQRLRDGQPPSNTLAWSAVDFRLFADGTTGTVFRTPLVTRETSNGRFFLLSKRQLPNNTTTTTALMGCHARTPGLITGCFVSCSSNPRTGRTVGTFAAHRMSWHGHEGESSGGLKLVSESSTPVGLPADIYVAKGHAYVVSLAEGPRLGGLSVFDVSDRKHPVLRTTISLPGDNSWNGVWSKGDALYIAANGSGLIVYDISKPAEPVFVRHFETAPYGVHTVLVDGDRLYAMAPSIGTYVYDVTHPLDPVLRTVVSPGTEFALGGPHDSFVYEGRLYISHEFDGYIVMDVSNLDDVRVLGHYPHPDRGYAHHSAVGTFAGRTIAFEGGEFSGAHLRVLDVGAPERIVKMGEFRLRPAASIHNILLKGERLYIAWYQEGLRVLDVSNPTKPTQVAHYNTFRDSDPNRTDNLFEGAIGVRLGDDGTIYVVDTSRGLLIFDEE; translated from the coding sequence ATGCTGTCGCTGGCTGGCTGCGACGACGACTCCTCCGCCAAGCCCACCCCGACCAGCCCCACGCCGGTGGATCCGACGCCGACGGATCCCGAGCCAGAGCCCGAGCCCGTCCCCTGGGACGGCACCTATACCGAGCTGGAGGACCCGGGGGACCTGGTGGACGAGGGTCCCTATGACGAGGCCTGCCGCTTCCTGGCGGCGGAGAACCCCGACCCGGCCGTCTGCGAGGACCCGTCCCAGTTCGACATCTCCGGGTGTGACGCGGCCGGGCTCGCGGCGACGGAGACGACCGGCATCTACTCGAGCCTCCTGCGAATCGAGCAGCGCCTGCGTGATGGGCAGCCCCCGTCGAACACCCTCGCGTGGAGCGCAGTCGACTTCCGGCTGTTCGCGGACGGCACCACGGGCACGGTGTTCCGAACGCCCCTCGTCACGCGGGAGACGTCGAACGGGCGCTTCTTCCTGCTCAGCAAGCGCCAGTTGCCCAACAACACCACCACGACCACGGCCCTCATGGGGTGCCACGCGCGCACCCCGGGGCTCATCACCGGCTGCTTCGTGAGCTGCTCCTCCAACCCGCGCACCGGGCGCACCGTGGGCACGTTCGCCGCGCATCGCATGTCGTGGCACGGCCACGAGGGCGAGTCCTCGGGAGGCCTGAAGCTCGTCTCCGAATCCTCCACGCCGGTGGGCCTGCCCGCGGACATCTACGTCGCCAAGGGGCACGCCTATGTCGTCTCGCTCGCCGAAGGCCCCCGGCTCGGCGGACTGAGCGTGTTCGACGTGAGCGACCGGAAGCACCCCGTGCTCAGGACGACCATCTCCCTCCCGGGTGACAACTCGTGGAACGGCGTCTGGTCGAAGGGCGACGCGCTCTACATCGCGGCCAACGGCTCCGGCCTCATCGTCTACGACATCTCCAAGCCTGCGGAGCCCGTCTTCGTCCGCCACTTCGAGACCGCCCCCTACGGAGTGCACACGGTGCTCGTGGATGGAGACCGGCTCTACGCGATGGCGCCCAGCATCGGCACGTACGTCTACGACGTCACCCATCCCCTAGACCCCGTGCTGCGCACGGTCGTGTCGCCGGGGACGGAGTTCGCGCTCGGCGGCCCCCATGATTCCTTCGTGTACGAGGGCCGGCTCTACATCAGCCACGAGTTCGACGGCTATATCGTCATGGACGTGTCCAATCTGGACGACGTGAGGGTCCTGGGCCACTACCCCCACCCGGACAGGGGCTACGCGCACCACAGCGCGGTGGGCACGTTCGCCGGGCGCACGATTGCGTTCGAGGGCGGCGAGTTCAGCGGCGCCCATCTGCGAGTGCTCGACGTGGGCGCGCCCGAGCGCATCGTGAAGATGGGCGAGTTCCGCCTGCGGCCGGCGGCGTCCATCCACAACATCCTGCTGAAGGGCGAGCGGCTCTACATCGCCTGGTACCAGGAGGGCCTGCGCGTGCTGGATGTCTCCAACCCGACGAAGCCCACGCAGGTGGCGCACTACAACACGTTCCGCGACAGCGACCCGAACCGGACCGACAACCTCTTCGAGGGCGCCATCGGCGTGCGCCTGGGTGACGACGGCACCATCTACGTCGTGGACACGTCGCGCGGGCTGCTCATCTTCGACGAGGAGTGA
- a CDS encoding GNAT family N-acetyltransferase: MSIDLEIRELTPDLWPALETLFGENGACSGCWCMFWRLEAGEQFRDVKGARAKARMKALVARGEAQGLLAFVDGTPVGWLTLGPRKSFPRLDRAPSLRCDDADEVWSLPCFFIQKGFRGQGVATALLKASVDVLRRKGARVVEGYPVKPPPGSTRTSNASAYTGTLPLFEKQGFVLVGERPQGKQRVRRRLSPPRGASKRIR; this comes from the coding sequence ATGTCCATCGACCTCGAGATTCGTGAGCTGACGCCGGACCTGTGGCCCGCGCTGGAGACGTTGTTCGGAGAGAACGGCGCATGTTCGGGCTGTTGGTGCATGTTCTGGCGCCTGGAGGCGGGTGAGCAGTTCCGCGACGTGAAGGGCGCCCGCGCGAAGGCGCGGATGAAGGCGCTGGTCGCGCGAGGCGAGGCGCAGGGGCTGCTGGCGTTCGTCGACGGGACGCCGGTGGGGTGGCTCACGCTGGGGCCCCGCAAGAGCTTCCCCCGGTTGGACCGCGCGCCGAGCCTCCGCTGCGACGACGCGGACGAGGTCTGGTCGCTGCCGTGCTTCTTCATCCAGAAGGGCTTCCGGGGGCAGGGCGTCGCCACGGCGCTGTTGAAGGCGTCCGTGGACGTGTTGCGGCGGAAGGGCGCGCGTGTGGTGGAGGGCTATCCGGTGAAGCCGCCCCCGGGCTCCACGCGGACCTCCAATGCGTCCGCCTATACCGGGACGCTGCCGCTGTTCGAGAAGCAGGGCTTCGTCCTCGTGGGCGAGCGGCCCCAGGGAAAGCAGCGCGTGCGCCGGCGCCTGTCTCCGCCGCGCGGTGCCTCCAAGCGGATCCGGTGA
- a CDS encoding S9 family peptidase: MRRSLVCLGCLLVFVLDAEVHAASLAEAASGPTPPPELRARLDRAQDFLQLPARIEDSLVPPRWLKDGARLVFWSQAEGGTWALADARTGKVKPLLSGADLREHLSRLLGAPAKRLRFTEVALTPDERGLVFTHAGRVFRLGLEDGALTELSKDDRDGGGLSREHVVAPEGGAVAARRGEGFAVLDAAGRTVVERAGERGWDWRIPDKAWSPDGRFLVVWHVDARAVHQVPVVDYSSPLEKVEWVPYAKTGTPLPRWEAHVVEVATGRVTAAAPVDGEHHDAFVGWWPDRNEALFLHLSRDGKRLDLTAVEATTGARRRVLREERPESFVMGLDFEVGGAAPRVFPLPANRGFLWLSERDGWRHVYYYDSEGRRPRQLTRGAFPVHEVVGVEPGTDALLVVASAEPGSPYAQLVYRGSLKGGALKRVSSAEGLHRVSFAPSGRYYVDTWSSRTQPRLRELRSMDGRMNVRLTTSDVSQVEAMGYVPPEGFVVRAADGVTPLHGVLYKPRDFDASKRYPVLAYVYAGPFLNVVPWSYVGSGMSLNCAGLAQLGFVVVLLDPRGTPGRSKAFQDANYGRVGQTEIPDYVEGLKQLGATRPWMDLERVGIHGTSWGGYFALRGMLTAPDFFKAGYAGAPGAMEEEAIINEPYLGLPSSNPEGYAVGSNPPLAGKLQGHLKLMHGTSDVNATLSVTMRMADALIRAGKHFELLILPGEPHSPSPAAYRFYFDDVGMFFLRTLGEPRSEPQRG; this comes from the coding sequence ATGCGACGCTCCCTCGTGTGTCTCGGATGTCTGCTCGTGTTCGTGCTGGACGCGGAGGTCCACGCGGCATCACTGGCGGAGGCCGCCTCCGGTCCCACGCCTCCTCCGGAGCTGCGCGCGCGGTTGGACAGGGCCCAGGACTTCCTGCAGCTGCCCGCGCGCATCGAGGACAGCCTCGTCCCGCCGCGCTGGCTGAAGGATGGCGCGAGGCTCGTCTTCTGGAGTCAGGCGGAGGGCGGGACCTGGGCGTTGGCGGACGCGCGCACGGGGAAGGTGAAGCCGCTGCTGTCGGGCGCGGACCTCCGCGAGCACCTGTCCCGGTTGCTGGGCGCTCCCGCGAAGCGGCTCCGCTTCACGGAGGTGGCGCTGACGCCGGATGAGCGGGGGCTCGTCTTCACCCATGCGGGACGGGTGTTCCGGCTCGGCCTGGAGGATGGGGCGCTCACGGAGCTCTCGAAGGACGACCGCGACGGGGGGGGCCTGTCCCGCGAGCACGTCGTCGCGCCGGAGGGTGGCGCGGTGGCGGCGCGGCGCGGGGAGGGCTTCGCGGTGCTGGACGCCGCGGGGCGGACGGTGGTGGAGCGCGCGGGGGAGCGTGGATGGGATTGGCGCATCCCGGACAAGGCGTGGTCACCGGACGGCCGCTTCCTCGTCGTGTGGCACGTGGACGCGCGCGCGGTGCACCAGGTGCCGGTGGTCGACTACTCCAGTCCGCTGGAGAAGGTGGAGTGGGTGCCCTATGCGAAGACGGGGACGCCGCTGCCGCGCTGGGAGGCGCACGTGGTGGAGGTGGCGACGGGGCGCGTGACGGCCGCCGCGCCGGTCGACGGCGAGCACCATGACGCCTTCGTCGGGTGGTGGCCGGACCGGAACGAGGCGCTGTTCCTCCATCTCTCTCGCGACGGCAAGCGGCTGGACCTCACGGCGGTGGAGGCGACGACGGGCGCGCGCCGGCGGGTGCTGCGCGAGGAGCGCCCGGAGAGCTTCGTCATGGGGCTGGACTTCGAGGTGGGAGGCGCCGCGCCGCGGGTGTTCCCGTTGCCGGCGAACCGGGGCTTCCTCTGGCTGTCGGAGCGCGATGGCTGGCGCCACGTCTACTACTACGACAGCGAGGGTCGGAGGCCCCGTCAGCTCACCCGGGGCGCGTTCCCGGTGCACGAGGTGGTGGGCGTGGAGCCCGGCACGGACGCCCTGCTCGTGGTGGCCTCCGCCGAGCCGGGCTCTCCGTACGCGCAGCTCGTCTATCGGGGGAGCTTGAAGGGCGGCGCGCTGAAGCGGGTGTCCTCGGCGGAGGGGCTGCACCGCGTGTCGTTCGCGCCATCGGGGCGCTACTACGTGGACACGTGGTCCTCGCGCACGCAGCCGAGGTTGCGCGAGCTGCGGTCCATGGATGGGCGCATGAACGTGCGGCTCACCACGTCGGACGTGAGCCAGGTCGAGGCCATGGGCTACGTGCCCCCGGAGGGCTTCGTCGTCCGCGCCGCGGATGGTGTCACGCCGCTGCATGGCGTCCTCTACAAGCCCCGGGACTTCGACGCGTCGAAGCGCTACCCCGTGCTCGCGTACGTCTACGCGGGGCCGTTCCTCAACGTGGTGCCCTGGAGCTACGTGGGCAGCGGCATGTCGCTCAACTGCGCGGGGCTGGCGCAGCTCGGCTTCGTGGTGGTGCTGCTGGACCCCCGGGGGACTCCGGGGCGGAGCAAGGCCTTCCAGGACGCGAACTACGGGCGCGTGGGGCAGACGGAGATTCCCGACTACGTGGAGGGGTTGAAGCAGCTGGGCGCCACGCGTCCCTGGATGGACCTGGAGCGCGTGGGCATCCACGGCACCTCGTGGGGCGGCTACTTCGCGCTGCGCGGCATGCTGACGGCCCCCGACTTCTTCAAGGCGGGCTACGCCGGAGCGCCCGGCGCGATGGAGGAGGAGGCCATCATCAACGAGCCCTACCTGGGGCTGCCGTCCTCGAATCCGGAGGGCTACGCGGTGGGCTCCAACCCGCCGCTGGCGGGGAAGCTCCAGGGGCACCTGAAGCTGATGCACGGCACGAGCGACGTGAACGCCACGCTCTCGGTGACGATGCGCATGGCCGACGCGCTCATCCGGGCGGGCAAGCACTTCGAGCTGCTCATCCTGCCGGGGGAGCCGCACTCCCCCAGCCCCGCCGCGTATCGCTTCTACTTCGACGACGTGGGGATGTTCTTCCTGCGCACGCTGGGCGAGCCGCGCTCGGAGCCTCAGCGCGGGTAG
- a CDS encoding LysR family transcriptional regulator, with the protein MEFRQLQLFVAVAEELHFGRAASRIGMAQPPFSQQIRRLEAELGVTLLTRTSRRVALTAAGARLLEEARSLLARRVDVITSIQRAAHGETGTLRVGFAASSAFGVLPAIVSRYRERFPHVTLELDDRESLNVGAALVGGELDVAILRAPFRHPGVTTERLLSEPFALALPSAHPRAEQRAITLSTLANEPFVLFPRHSAPGLHDTVTSMCLAAGFSPRVVQEASSWPSVIGLVEAGMGLTLAPTSAQALKPRGVVFRPLRGAHGQAELTLAYPGPQPSPAAARFRALAHEAVARTRAH; encoded by the coding sequence ATGGAATTCCGACAGCTCCAGCTCTTCGTCGCCGTCGCGGAGGAGCTGCACTTCGGGCGGGCCGCCTCACGCATAGGGATGGCCCAGCCGCCGTTCAGCCAGCAGATACGCCGCCTGGAGGCCGAGCTGGGCGTCACGCTGCTGACGCGCACCAGCCGCCGCGTGGCGCTCACCGCCGCGGGAGCCCGGCTGCTCGAGGAGGCCCGGAGCCTGCTCGCCCGCCGCGTGGACGTCATCACCTCCATCCAGCGCGCGGCCCACGGCGAGACGGGCACGCTGCGCGTCGGCTTCGCCGCGTCCTCCGCCTTCGGCGTGCTGCCCGCCATCGTGTCCCGCTACCGCGAGCGCTTCCCCCACGTGACGCTGGAGCTGGATGACCGGGAGTCGCTCAACGTCGGCGCCGCGCTCGTCGGGGGAGAGCTGGACGTCGCCATCCTCCGCGCGCCCTTCCGCCATCCGGGCGTCACCACGGAGCGGCTGCTGAGCGAGCCGTTCGCCCTGGCGCTCCCCTCGGCCCACCCCCGAGCGGAGCAGCGCGCCATCACCCTGTCGACGCTCGCCAACGAGCCCTTCGTGCTCTTCCCCCGCCACTCCGCGCCGGGCCTCCACGACACGGTGACGAGCATGTGCCTGGCGGCGGGATTCTCCCCGCGCGTCGTCCAGGAGGCCAGCTCCTGGCCCTCCGTCATCGGCCTGGTGGAGGCGGGCATGGGCCTGACGCTGGCGCCCACGTCCGCGCAGGCGCTCAAGCCCCGGGGCGTCGTCTTCCGCCCGCTGCGGGGCGCCCACGGCCAGGCCGAGCTGACCCTCGCCTACCCCGGCCCCCAGCCCTCTCCCGCGGCGGCGCGCTTCCGCGCGCTCGCGCACGAGGCCGTGGCCCGCACCCGCGCGCACTGA